In one Vanacampus margaritifer isolate UIUO_Vmar chromosome 11, RoL_Vmar_1.0, whole genome shotgun sequence genomic region, the following are encoded:
- the nifk gene encoding MKI67 FHA domain-interacting nucleolar phosphoprotein: MTESKGEASSKPGKELLSLNPEQEREFKKKVKEVKSNKANRLTPGVIYVGHLPRGLFEPQLRTYFEQFGTVLRLRLSRSKKTGGSKGYAFVEFDCDEVAKIVAETMNNYLMGERLIKCHVMPPEKLHEKLFAGSERTFKKPSKPGIARYNKKRTSEQVVKMTNKLLQKERKLRKRLAAQGIDYDFPGFASHVPQKKSSDSLNESTSSNDTTPMCTPSFLERRKSMVNDDDDDEIVIKMPSVDKNDDCSSEEEVEEEKEEEDDGDSD, translated from the exons ATGACTGAAAGTAAAGGAGAAGCGAGTTCTAAGCCTGGAAAAGAGCTACTGTCGTTGAATCCTGAGCAAGAGCGCGAGTTCAAAAAGAAGGTGAAGGAGGTGAAGTCCAACAAG GCAAACCGTTTAACACCTGGGGTGATTTATGTCGGTCATTTGCCTCGTGGGCTCTTTGAGCCACAGCTCAGAACCTACTTCGAACAGTTTGGGACCGTTTTGCGGCTACGACTATCCAGGAGTAAAAAG accGGAGGAAGCAAAGGCTACGCGTTTGTGGAGTTTGATTGTGATGAAGTAGCCAAGATTGTGGCCGAGACCATGAACAATTACCTGATGGGAGAAAGACTTATTAAAT GCCATGTAATGCCACCAGAAAAATTGCATGAGAAGCTGTTCGCTGGCTCAGAGAGGACCTTTAAAAAACCTTCGAAGCCAGGTATTGCCCGCTACAACAAGAAGCGCACAAGTGAGCAAGTTGTCAAAATGACCAACAAGCTCCTGCAAAAGGAGAGGAAGCTCCGCAAGAGGCTGGCAGCACAAGGCATTGACTATGACTTCCCAGGGTTT gcTTCCCATGTACCCCAGAAAAAGTCGTCTGATTCCTTGAATGAGTCTACATCTAGTAAT GACACCACGCCAATGTGCACTCCTTCTTTCCTGGAGAGAAGGAAGTCCATggtcaatgatgatgatgatgatgagattGTCATCAAGATGCCATCTGTAGACAAAAATGATGATTGCTCCTcagaggaggaggtggaagaagaaaaagaggaagaggatgatggCGATTCTGATTGA